One stretch of Cedecea neteri DNA includes these proteins:
- the htpX gene encoding protease HtpX, with amino-acid sequence MMRIGLFLLTNLAVMVVFGLVLSLTGIQSSSVQGLMIMAVLFGFGGSIISLLMSKWMALRSVGGEVIEQPRNETERWLIETVRQQSQQAGIAMPQVAIYHAPDINAFATGARRNASLVAVSTGLLQNMSRDEAEAVIAHEISHIANGDMVTMTLIQGVVNTFVIFISRIIAQVASGFLSGNRDENESSNGNPLIYFAVATVLELVFGILASIITMWFSRHREFHADAGSAKLVGREKMIAALQRLKTSYEPQEASSMMAFCINGKAKSMSELFMTHPPLDKRIEALRSGEYLK; translated from the coding sequence ATGATGCGTATCGGGCTTTTCCTGCTGACCAACCTTGCGGTAATGGTCGTTTTCGGGCTGGTGCTAAGCCTGACGGGGATCCAGTCAAGCAGCGTTCAGGGTCTGATGATCATGGCGGTGCTGTTTGGCTTTGGCGGCTCAATTATTTCCCTGCTGATGTCAAAATGGATGGCGTTACGTTCAGTAGGCGGTGAGGTGATTGAGCAGCCTCGTAACGAAACTGAGCGCTGGTTAATCGAAACCGTGCGCCAGCAGTCGCAGCAGGCGGGGATCGCGATGCCGCAGGTGGCGATTTATCATGCGCCGGACATCAATGCGTTTGCTACCGGGGCGCGACGTAACGCTTCTCTGGTGGCGGTCAGTACGGGTCTGTTGCAGAACATGAGCCGTGACGAAGCCGAAGCGGTTATCGCCCACGAAATTAGCCACATCGCCAACGGCGACATGGTGACGATGACCCTGATTCAGGGCGTGGTGAACACCTTCGTTATCTTTATTTCCCGCATCATCGCTCAGGTAGCTTCCGGCTTCCTGTCCGGGAACCGTGATGAAAACGAAAGCAGCAACGGTAACCCGCTGATTTACTTTGCGGTCGCTACGGTGCTGGAGCTGGTGTTTGGTATTCTGGCGAGCATCATCACCATGTGGTTCTCACGTCACCGTGAATTCCACGCCGATGCCGGTTCTGCGAAACTGGTGGGTCGCGAGAAGATGATTGCTGCGCTGCAGCGTTTGAAAACCAGCTATGAGCCGCAGGAAGCCAGCAGCATGATGGCGTTTTGCATCAACGGGAAGGCTAAGTCAATGAGCGAACTGTTCATGACCCACCCGCCGCTGGACAAACGTATCGAAGCGCTGCGCAGCGGTGAATACCTGAAGTAA
- a CDS encoding MFS transporter — protein sequence MDKFVSDGLPAPQRYGAILTIALGIMMAVLDGAIANVALPTIAHDLNASPAESIWVVNAYQIAIIVSLLSLSFLGDIFGYRRIYQCGLVLFCLTSLFCATSTSLPMLTFARVLQGFGGAALMSVNTALIRLIYPQRFLGRGMGVNSFIVAVSSAAGPTVAAAILSVASWQWLFLINVPIGIVSLVLALRYLPPNQQKSQGQRFDIPSAIMNALTFGLLISAISGFSQGQPGSVIIGELAALVIIGYFFIRRQLRLPFPLLPVDLLRIPIFSLSIGTSICSFGAQMLALVSLPFFMQTVLGRSEVETGLLLTPWPLATMVMAPLAGYLIERVHAGLMGAVGLFVMACGLFALAMLPHDPSDINIIWRMVLCGAGFGLFQSPNNHTIISSAPRHRSGGASGMLGTARLLGQSCGAALVALMFNLFGASGTHASLILAGIFATVAAVVSGLRMSQPRAQA from the coding sequence ATGGATAAATTCGTGTCCGACGGCTTACCTGCGCCTCAACGTTATGGTGCCATTCTCACCATCGCGCTCGGCATTATGATGGCCGTTCTGGACGGCGCTATCGCTAACGTCGCCCTGCCTACCATTGCTCATGATTTAAACGCCAGCCCGGCGGAGTCTATTTGGGTGGTTAACGCCTATCAGATAGCGATCATCGTTTCGCTGCTGTCACTTTCATTTCTCGGCGATATTTTTGGCTACCGTCGTATCTATCAGTGCGGCCTGGTGCTGTTCTGCCTGACGTCGCTGTTTTGCGCCACCTCAACCTCTCTGCCAATGTTGACGTTTGCCCGTGTGCTGCAGGGATTTGGCGGTGCGGCGCTGATGAGCGTCAACACCGCGTTGATTCGCCTTATTTACCCTCAGCGTTTTCTTGGCCGAGGTATGGGCGTCAATTCGTTTATCGTGGCCGTTTCCTCAGCCGCTGGCCCTACCGTTGCCGCGGCGATCCTTTCCGTCGCTTCCTGGCAATGGCTGTTTTTGATCAACGTGCCGATTGGCATTGTTTCGCTGGTTTTGGCCCTGCGCTATTTGCCGCCTAATCAGCAGAAATCTCAGGGTCAGCGCTTTGACATTCCGAGCGCGATAATGAACGCCCTGACCTTCGGCCTGCTGATTTCGGCTATCAGCGGCTTTTCACAAGGCCAGCCTGGCTCAGTCATCATTGGTGAGCTGGCCGCGCTGGTGATAATCGGCTATTTCTTTATTCGTCGCCAGCTGCGCCTTCCGTTCCCGCTGCTGCCGGTTGACCTGCTGAGGATCCCGATTTTTTCGCTGTCTATCGGCACCTCAATATGCTCGTTTGGCGCCCAGATGCTGGCGCTGGTCTCCCTGCCCTTTTTTATGCAAACCGTGCTGGGGCGGAGTGAAGTTGAAACCGGGCTGCTGTTAACGCCGTGGCCGCTGGCGACCATGGTGATGGCTCCGCTGGCGGGCTACCTGATCGAGCGGGTTCACGCCGGCCTGATGGGTGCCGTGGGGCTTTTCGTGATGGCCTGCGGCCTTTTTGCTTTGGCAATGCTGCCGCACGATCCGTCCGATATCAACATCATCTGGCGTATGGTGCTTTGTGGCGCAGGCTTTGGCCTTTTCCAGTCGCCAAACAACCACACCATTATCTCATCCGCGCCCCGTCATCGCAGCGGAGGTGCCAGCGGCATGTTGGGCACCGCCCGCCTGCTGGGCCAAAGCTGCGGGGCCGCGCTGGTGGCGCTAATGTTTAACCTGTTTGGCGCGAGCGGCACCCATGCCTCGCTGATACTGGCGGGGATCTTTGCCACCGTGGCCGCCGTTGTCAGCGGGCTCAGAATGTCCCAGCCTCGGGCGCAGGCATAA